aaatgttcataattcactttaaaatgataatatcaataaaatcatatgtcatagtctaaataatatccttacctttaaattagataataggtaaatttactccattattaaagctaacatcacaaaatgtattctgctgaacgaaaatttgttatgatgtacgttagtaagacagagacatacatgcgggtatggcgtcctcttaaacGTACACATTTGccattaatattgtaacacaAGTTAAAATACTGGCCCATATATATGCTAgagtacttaaattttaaggaCCTAATTACAGTCGGTGGGTGCCCAGGCACACTGGGCATCCCTGGTAAGCACACGCGTAGGATTATACTTTTCACGTCTTTTCcttgttcataaaaaaaataaaaataccttaaTGTATTACTGATGTATGAACGAATACCTATGTAAAATACAGATAGGGTGTATGTAATTGCGCcacatctaaaattaattttgataatttgcgATACTTTTTAAGATTGTAATTTGtgccatataaaattaaataaaagggcATCATGTTAACTGCACCATTTTGAACcttcaaaaattgttattagcgccacttaaataatttaacaatttttttttttacagattgacattatattttttaaccattGATCAATCAAgttcattttaatagttacatttttagtaaattattaaaaagtatataaaataagtacaattccggttattaaaaaaacgtctcaaaatcattaaataaatgtatataaaagtataatgtaagtaataacagaacaatttttttttacagattattgtatttttaactgtcgattattaagttaattttaatagttacattTCTACAATGCACATCCGATTAATAAAGGGCAAGGGCAGGGCTAATTGTAAATATCACAATGCTGCTGTTCaatattgtttgatatattttctttattagaTTAGACCAGATTAGGTATAAGTCGATAtgaaattagtaaatttatcaGCTGGTAAATTCCAACAATTACAGTTTAAAGTGTAGCgcaaattaccaaaattaatttttaaatgtggcacaaaatacatgttatatttttatattttacaacatatgTACTTACATATACCTATTGATGGCGCAAAATACCAACTCCCGTCTTACTGAATCATAAACAGGTTGTTATTTGTGATGTTGTCACTGGTGGGTGAAGGGTTAcagtaatcataatataatattagtatttagtaatgATTGTTATacgattaataaaactattttagcaATATAGTTCTttgttaattgaaatatagacACAATTAATACTGTCTACAAAGTTTATGTTTCAGACAAATATACTAGATTTGGCTTGATGAgaaatcaataaaacaattaacaaatatatttaataattggaccaaataatttatttttttaaacgtattttcTCAAATTATTAGATggccaaaaataattatttatttgagtattaaaaattaaaataaatgaggatgaattgtattattaaataaaaaagattatataatatagatataaaatagttatattaaataatacatttgacaAACAATAAGGCaatgaacatttaataaaacatgcatattatattagtattaatgtttgtattaatttctcaggtttttaaaatgataagttttttcaaaaaatatattaatcaggACATgatgtaattagtaattaccttGATAGATGTTTgttgtaacaaaataaatttaatacttatactatgatatatttttgtaagtttttaatgatacacaactcaaaatattttaggcaCTTGAATTAGATAATTTcaacataatttaacatagcattacataatataacatgtgtATCATATATTAAGACATTTCTAATGAGTTGTGCctgcataatttttataatgcaattataaatatgacataaataacttatacggAAATATGTTTTCAGAATTTTAGGAATAGTTTTAGTTGAtatcaatttgtatataaatctacaactcataatcataataaatgaaattaacaaaatagtacatcacttaaaaatattatgatatttatagaaatttgatcacagttttaatttcgattaatattttggactaatgaatgaaaaacataatttcattatGAATTGTGATAAtcattgttgaaaatattttatgaacatttactaaaaaataatttaatcatgcatatttttagaaatttttttaaaagataatatttatgtgtatgttCATTAAAACTTTTGCTCATTGATACTTGGCCCATGCTGGATTTTCAACTTTTCTAGCAGTAGGAGCTACACTTTTTTTAGTACTATTGTTGCCTGAAAGAGTTGGAAACATTTCTTCATCTTTAACATCTAAGCTGCTAGATTTATTTCTTGGTGCGCTTCTATGTCCACCTAAATGAcagatagtaaattaaaaaattatagtatttaaaatagaaaatgaaattaacaatttacctTGAAAATTGTTACGTTGAGCTGGTGGAACATATACTTTTTTCTGTACTTCAGCAACTACTGGAGGAGcagctaaaaaaataaaaataaaataaatggtatCATACTACAGaaattgtttgataattaaaataattttgagtggaaaaaaattattagttgcaaaattatttatattccgAAAAGTGATATTCAAGTAGTATGAAAAAGTATAATCTGTCAAGCAAGAGAACACACAGCGGCCTGACAAAAATGGGTTCTTTTGCACATCCCTACTCGATATTGGTTCAACTATAGCAGATCACGAATGAATAGATTTAGCATGCTATCTCATTGAatagagtaaaatataatattcaaatgtttatcttaaaataataaaacttattgaaataatatttgcataatttaataatatcataagttgtttttttatagtatagtaataatattaaataacacataaatatgtatattttgtaaatgctAGTTTATGACATATGGCATTCAaagtttgtttataatacttgGAACAATCTTaagtaaatataggtacattgagATTTAACTTTGTAAGCCACAAACAcactttacttttatttattgatataaacatattataatattatattctctagtacaacataattttatagaacaaCTGGGATTTTTCAACGaaggttaaataattatcaaagatTTATGTTTAGAAATTTTACGGTATAACTGTTAATAAATgtcacaataaaatttaaataaaaattttaaagaacatTATTCTAAATTGGTTATAAAAACTAAGCTTTGAAAACCACACAagagtataaattgtattaatattttattttagttgcataaatgtatactatttaactaatattcaTCTGAAAtctgactatattattaatgttttttttttacaataaattgctaaatattataaaaaaatatttacttaataacaatgatttttctaaaagaattaagaaataatttcaaattttttttttgggaagttttttcattttgtaaaCTTTGGAAAAAAaggagtttaaaaaaaactggaaatatatataggtatcaaGTGTTGAATACTTTTACACATCAAAAACCTTGGAaaaaaggtatataattatattacaataaaaataaaaataaaaaaagattttcagAAACTTTTTTAGTACCAATTCCGtcctaaaaacaaaatgctaCCTATGTACCAGTTCTATCCAGCgtccataattaaaaataagtacatagtacatactaaTTTTgtcagtttaaataatatggtttaatataatataaaatatataacaaatatactaaataaattgatattattaaaaattcactgTAACAGGGATCAGAGTGTTTTGTCTCTGTCGTACTAAGAATTAACACATAACAAACACACGTGCAAGTTTTTATTAGAGCGAAttgacttataagttataaataacttataatcgaTCTCAAAGGAAttatctgttttattttagtttttacaatattttaaatgatagctTTTTAACCTTTAAGTTTAAGATAGGTCAATTTactctaaatttaaaactaacaatataaaattggacttgtcaaaaataaatttataatgttatcggtttttaaatatacggtTTCTCTACAGCGTCAAACGGCAGAACAGTACAGCGTCATGATGGAGGTAATGCCCAAGTTAGACAAATAAGATTTCCTGTCATGTGGTAAAGTGAGTATTAGAATTGATATCATGATTAGATGATCAGTGAATTTGGAGATATGTCATGTGTGACAGAAGCAACACTTATTCTCAATGAACAATTTGATATGCCGCTAACATAAtaaccaaatattattttactggtaaattaatcaattagaaTTCTTTCATATCGATCCAATGATACAATTTAGaaattcataacaaatttgaatAGTTTTTCGTATTTTCGTAAGATATTTACTATTGGATATTAGAAAacgaatataacatttttaaagttgatAAGTGTAAATCCAAAACAATACAAAGaaattaaacattgttttaaagTCTAtgccatataattatatcgatCAGTTGGAATAAAAATAGGTCTTTTTAGCAAGCAAACAATTCATTTTGAATccactaaatataattttctttacataatatttatattatccgtGGTAATGaactaattaatatgaattataatattataatatatatacatttggaTGGAAtggtttacaattttttgtaatgtGCAAAGTATTGTGTAAAAAAGCGGTCCTTGACgtgaaaaaaatgatgatttcaggaaatgtaaaattatttattctaatcaGGTTATGAATAAATCTAAGTTTTTGCTAAATGgttaattttccaaaaatgtataaacatatacaattcAGCAGTATAGAtttgaaacaattataataatataaacatttttatctaagTTGTTAAgataatgtaggtattatatattatgtgtcacAAATAATTTTGGAACTGGGGCAGAAATCAGATATCCCTTTAAATTGTTCATGACAGAACTAACCACAGCCTAATGGACAAACTTTCAGTGACCGAGTGTCCGATTTTGGGtttcactgtattatattactttaggGATGAAACTAGtagatatagtaatatatattacatgaaaGTACATGGAGAGGGGGGGGGGTTAAATACCTAGAATTTTCAGATTACGTCAACTAAGTAGTTCATCAATTTACCTCTCTAGCctctcaataaaaaaaatggtagaCAAATGAGTACTGCTGCTGTACTGTAGCTGTACATTAGGCGTGGAATGGATCTTATAggtgtgtttaattttaattttatgatatattattgtatacgaaaaacaattctgagaTGGAGACGGTTTATCAGCCTatatcactaagtatattttgtgataagttcttttatgataatataactatgaaagtaatttattttacttttagtaggTACGtaggttaatatattttttcaaaaatattgcagtatttaatataataataataatatatatatttttacgatgtaaaattatattaatttacataactcaaaatataatgtctTTCTGTAAATACCACAATAGTGTAAAaataggtttataatataaatagattatattaaaaaaaaaaatcaaaaatttcattacatatagtaaaattcaaaataatattattatgtaaaagtttTAGCCCacatgaataatgtttttgaattataacattaaattattataaaataatttaaaacattattcattgttaacataaatattttttttcaatatctataaaaaaaaataattgtctcaatcaaaaatcaaaaaattgtgtcaatgaatttttaatattttcataaagatATAGGTAATTACAAGGTATGTGGATCTTGTAAGAATTTTAACCCAGCAAATaactttttgttgttttttgttgACAATAAAGatgataaactaaaattttattttagtttttaatttatcatgtctttaatagttaaaaaatgttgaaaatgttatcatataatgaaaatttcaagtatctagtgttatctatatgtttttaatacaacaaaataattattttatgagtgAATCCAacgccataaaaaatttgaatttgaagtgtttattaaaaatattgcttaccagcagaattttttttatataggtggaaaaactcataaaaaactttgtaatatatttccaaatcttagatataaaacaaaaaaattatattaacaaaataatttgcacattttttagattttgttaaaattctaactttaaacacttaaaaaaaatatcgttatgatagttttttgataatttttaattgagaaattaacaacttatgaggagctttataataaacattcaaGTATTTCTACACAGtaagtagtttttaattattatttatagaaaaagaaactactaaaaaaaaaaattaaaaatctctcattcctataaatatatgggaaatagtaaaaatatttagaaaactttattaaatatagtaacttataattatactaggtgaatattttaagtatgtaatgttattcgtttttgagttaaaccaaaaaaaacgaaattgaCTTTGTTGAAAGTTGAATTGGCATAAGAATTATCGGTTTTCCTTaacttttttgttgttttattccattataaaataaattattagcaattttttattttgaatcgaatttgtaatattaataaatataacataaataaatgttttgactGAAAAGCCTTGAAATACTGTATATCtacttaattttacaataattatcaactTTAATGACGAGTTTATTCTAAGATTATCTTTCCAGCACAAAATATGagtcaatgaaaataatattttcgataagtaaaaaataaaaagttacctTTTGGTGGTGGAGGGGGTTGTTCAGGTTCGTTTAATTTCCAAGGTCCTGCATTTTTTCGTTTTGGTACCATTTCTCCTGTTTCGTTTTCTTCAAATTCTATTTCATCATCTTTATCGTTGTTATCTATGAAGCTAGAAGGACAGTCAGCTGTCAAATTTTGCATCTTAAGTGTAGTATAGTCTTTTATTTCTTCTTGGTATTCGTTCCATTCTTCTTccatctattaaaaaaaaaaaatatagtttcaacaaaaatattctaatgtaaattgcaatattctaattttaaatattagtctaTTTTAAGAAGatcagtataaattaattaaagtattttaagatttatagtttttaaaatgatattttcactagctacttaatatataacaaataggcctgtaaaattaaaatacttgtttttaatttgatctTTTGTAtgcctaaatatttaattaaaggaGAAAAGAAGTGGCCCACACATAgtagtataacatttattgatgataataagagaagtaggtacctaccatcACATtcaatttagatttattgttgttgtttaaattcccccaaattattatgtatttagattACATTACTTACAATGCACAGGCATTACAGTAAGTAGAAATGTACaacagttaataataacatataaaacatatttaacaaaCGTCAATAGTAccagatttatatatatattaatttaaaataaataatatatatgcaatatgtattttattatacatactgcaCATGCTTTAAATGATAagagttaattaatattgattaataccATTTTGGAACTTTTGTTGTCATTTTCTGtcgcataattattttgaatagtgAGCGATCTTTCAGATCTTTCTTTTTTCTGTTTGTCTTGTTTTTTCTGTAATTCTTCTTGTCCAGTAGCCATATTATCTGAGGAGGTTGCAAATTTCTGGCCTTTGGTTTTCTTGCGGTCTTTCTTTGcgaaaaaattatctaaatcgGCCATGATTGCTTCTGAGGAACCAGAAAAAAAacgaacataaaataaattacctagcaaataaaaaaacttttactaatgaaaaataagaTAGTCTTCATCGGTCCCAACTGTATGAGGACCGTTAACAACGGCACAGTCGTTACTAGTCATAGAGACTAGGATAACGTTGCGAATGTCGTAGAcgatattttacaatagtttATTACGCGAAACAAtcggcgaaaaaaaaaataaaaaataaatttaccaaaTACGTCGGAGGTCTGCGGATAACGGGATCGGGCACACCGACGACgggaaaatactattaaatatttttaattaattacgtgGTCTcaacgcgcgcgcgcgtatgTGTGCGTaccagtatataataatattataggtattattattattaattactgcgCGAGCGGAGGGCGCGACGACGGTATTCGGTACTTTGGCAAATATCTCGCCACCTCGGTTGTTAACGTGGAAACGCGACAAATCACATGTACCACCACTTGCGAACGGCGACCGGACCGCTGTGTCCGATTGGTTATCATCGGACGATCCCGTTATCGTGACGATTCCGAAACGGATTCGCCGCACCGCCGGCATGAACGTAGAAACGATTCCGGGCCGGGccgtacatattaattattttttaattctccaGGCGGCGGCTGTGGCGGCGATTTCTCGGAAACCCTATCGGTCAACACTGGTAGTGGTAGCGGCGGTAGTTGTGTTAGAGACTGGtggcagcggcggcggcggcggcagtagCAAGTAGTGCCAAGTACAACTTACTGTCTAtagcattattattgtctGGATAAACGCACTCGCACGCGCACGATCGGCAGACGATATTTgatatgttttcattttactcAGTACGATAAAACACGTACTTACGTGTATagcgtgtgtgtgtttgtgtgtgtgtgtgtgtgtactcaaaaattatattgtattatatcatatatcagAGATAACACTCCTCGAGTTAGTACTTGGCAGTGCGTGCATAACATCAGATCTGCCACCGActgatttttggaaaataatttaatatattataaacatagtaCGAATTTCTATTATCACTTTTAACgcgagtgtgtgtgtgcgtgtatatttttccaaaaactcTAAGGGGATCGTCGTGGGGCGAACCggttggaaaaaaaaacgtgtaaaCGAAAACACTACCCGACTCAGCCACTTGTCGCGTTGGTCCggcgacaataatattataatcgcagTGAGTACTCagctattatacctatacggaATTACGGAATTATTACTGTCCGAGCACTATGCACCGTACCGTGACGACCAAACCTACCTATctgttttttagtattttttgtttcaagtGTGTAGATATTGGCAATGTAGTGCGAAAATGCACTTGCAATAAATTTAAGGAATCTGCTACATTCTACTACATTCTACATAAtgatctattaaaaattcaaagttgATGGTTTACTTATACTTTTAATGCTGTAAACCTATCATTAAAGCCTCATAAGTTTCTATCATTCATATACCGTGTCAATGAATAGGATGTACATAATGTactgatttaattattgttctgGTTGGctgaattttgtattgtattgtgtttttaatgtttcaatACAGAAaggtgcatatattattattattttatgaatcttaaatgtatttaatttaaattacatataaattgtaatttattagctAATATTCTGTGAATCcatcaaagtttttttttttaaatttttttgatacaattaaactttttgtagattaataaaaaatattgtttggtattaattaatttagcataatgtatttagtattaattttaaaataaattcatgagTAATTgtgctaaaatatattaagttatttagatttataaatatttgttgatataAACTTTCAAGtagtaatgttaaataattgttactcAGTATCCGATACCTATGCCTATTGATATGAGAGTGTAAAAAGTGTATTCAGTATAATGATATAGAGTATttggtacattataattataacacattataatattaattaataattaatacaaaatattcttatattatgtttcttattatttttgataccaaaatattatatgcattttagtATGTTCATATTGAATATATGCACAAATATGATTGTTTGAATTGAGATGAAAATATAGGTGTTTTAAATTGAACTAATTTCATAGAcagtttaaattctataatatatttgcatattttgaggGTTAAGatgtaatttgttaaaattgcatattggatttttcttatactttaaataaataattgtatttttatctttaattctaattttttattatttaaaatatgtaataacattgtattaataaagaataactcgtttaaaatttactaatttgtaatttataagtcTACGTAGGAATATATACAAcagtattgataaaatttaagttatctataaatatgcttatcaaatcatcaatttttaaggtttaaaaattgtattgtgaaCAGATTatagaattgaaaaattccagtgttctttatttaatattttaaagtaaaaaaaatagatattatttatatgcatataaataatattttattttgttaaaatttaaaattaccatcCATAAATACCAATGTACAGTatggtacctattattactaaagaagtatattacttattgatttaattaaaaaatatattatttattacctaattatttaattaattatagtttactttattattatattggtaaatataattttttttttcggcaaATTATTAGCCTTTTCCCCCAtgcatatttacattatattttataaaacttttgatCTTTAGAGTACATATAATCCTGGCttctagttattatttatattcttctaaaattactatttacatattgaatatttttattattataactattatttttagatgaatggTTTGATGGTATGACATTACACTGCAAGTTGCCATCCTACATCCGCTATGGTTATAGTAACTAgagtatgtttaaataatttttttcatttattttaaataaattcactattaatttataaatatatattttagggaGATTATATTTGGATAGAGCCAATTTCTGGAAGAGAATTTGATGTTGCAATTGGCGCTAGAGTTATTTCAGCTGAAGGAAAGCGTATTCAAGTTAAAGATGACGATGGAAgggtatgtaaaaatattttttgtaataaattataaataattaatgtgtattatgaaaagaaataattatttgtttaaaatataataacaacaatactcataatatatcatttttcttctttatattcatttttttaaatttttatttataacgtaGATCAGTATTTTTTAACCTTTGGATCGTGCACCtggtatttgtaaattaattacgcaactatattgataataatatataaaaaaaaacctgggTAATTAGTAAGATCAATTTTGTGTAattagcttaaatattagagtgaaattacctattatcaaacttaaaggtataattttcatctttaagtttgataattggtcatttcactctaatatttaagttaattacacaaaattgattttactgaacaagaattttatatattatacgtttgttAGACAAATATAACACATGTGGGAGTGATGTTCTTTTAAgttagttaaatcaaaaaatatcagtGTAAACTCAATGATGAAATTTAaaggttttaaaatagttatgctttgcagatttttttgaaaacagatatttttaattaattgtttcttttatttctcaatgttttaaacaaatatgtactttaaacttaattcttaaactataattgttgttcctattttagataaagtaaaaatattgtaaatatagaattttattattattattattattgcttttattacaacatttaaatataacaattcatagcaaatatatgtgtataaattaaaaagttataaaagtgGGTTATAAGGGTGTTTTAAAAGTCTTCATccgattacaaatttatatagctCGGCAATCGTTAGCCGCAGGTAAATTACCCATATACTTATTGAaagataacttaaaataaacttggTAATCTAATCTTTTCATTAGTATATGGGTCGTTTACTAGTGGCTAACGTTTGCCGagctatataaatttgtaatcgaATGAAGACTTGTAAAATTccctgtataatatgataaccagataatttaatgaagtgaataatatttgcaataattaaaaaaatacattaattcttAGTCTCaggtaaattatgtaataaattatactgttaaatgtaaagtattaaattaaataatt
This genomic stretch from Rhopalosiphum maidis isolate BTI-1 chromosome 3, ASM367621v3, whole genome shotgun sequence harbors:
- the LOC113558715 gene encoding protein CDV3 homolog, whose protein sequence is MADLDNFFAKKDRKKTKGQKFATSSDNMATGQEELQKKQDKQKKERSERSLTIQNNYATENDNKSSKMMEEEWNEYQEEIKDYTTLKMQNLTADCPSSFIDNNDKDDEIEFEENETGEMVPKRKNAGPWKLNEPEQPPPPPKAAPPVVAEVQKKVYVPPAQRNNFQGGHRSAPRNKSSSLDVKDEEMFPTLSGNNSTKKSVAPTARKVENPAWAKYQ